In the Ailuropoda melanoleuca isolate Jingjing unplaced genomic scaffold, ASM200744v2 unplaced-scaffold59049, whole genome shotgun sequence genome, CCCGTTATCCCACCAGTTTGTGAAAGGTTGGCCATCAACTACATTACGGAACTTAACCatgttcctaaaaataaaataccacataaAATGCTGGTGAATACGTtagcagtttaaaataaaatgttaagaatgtTTATTACTAGAGGGCTTCTCTAGATAAGAATGCCCACCTTATTTGACGCCATCGATGTTCACAGACCCAATCGTTACCACAAGTAGTGTCGGGATTAATAGTAACTTCTTTAATTACCCCATTATTATTTGGTGGCCCAATCCAATCATTAACATCcttaagtaaagagaaaaaagaaaaaaatttaaaaagctcaGGCTTTTTAACATCTCAAGTAtttatctctttcctctccagTACACCAAACCCAATCTGTCTGGTGTCTCTGAGTTGTCTTCAGTTGGAATCGAACTCCCTCAGTATTTTTATAGCCTTTTACCAAGTTCTCACCATTTTCTCCCCAATTTTTCATTCTCTAGtgccatattttaaaactgccttcccttccttgagaaaaagatattttggatAACACAAAAACTTACTActccattttgaaaatttcttgaCCATCGGAAGCTTGACATTACTCGTGTAAATCCATATGGATG is a window encoding:
- the LOC117799861 gene encoding alpha-amylase 2B-like, coding for MGVGFMLAHPYGFTRVMSSFRWSRNFQNGVDVNDWIGPPNNNGVIKEVTINPDTTCGNDWVCEHRWRQIRNMVKFRNVVDGQPFTNWWDNGSNQVAFGRGNRGFIVFNNDDW